The following nucleotide sequence is from Pirellulales bacterium.
CGATGGGCGCGACGTGCTGATTGGCGACCTTGGCATCGTCACCATCAAGAGCATCACCGCCGGCGCCGACACCATGCATGGCGGCGCGGGAGAAGATTTGCTGGTGTCCGCGATGCACCGTCCCGCCGCCAATGGCGACTTGGCCGCCGTGCGAGCGGAATGGACCAGCGCGCGCACCTATGCGGAAAGGGTGGCGAACCTATCGGGGACGGGCGTGGGTCCGCGCAACAACGGCAATGTCTTCTTGCAGCCGGGAGTCAACATTTCCAACGACAGCGCGGTGGATCAGGTATTCGGCGATGCTGATCAGGACTGGTTCCTGGTCACAATCGGCGTTGACTTGACCCCGGATTGGCTTGTCGAGGAAACTCGCACCGACATCGCCTGAGCGGACGCGCGGCCAGATAGACGCGCGCCGCAGGCCATGACTATCGGGCGAGGAGTCCGCGCATGACCGATCGCGAATCGTTGACGCCGCAATCCGAGCCTTGTCTGGTGACGTGCGAGCTCGATGCGGGTTTCGCTGCCTGGATGTCGCAGCTTGGCGGATCGCTGGCGGTAACCACCTATCAGGCCAACCGCTTGGCGCTTGTCGGTTGGAACGGCGCGCAGGTCTCGCTGTTGATGCGCGAGTTCGACAAGCCGATGGGCCTGGCCGCCCATGAGAATCGGCTGGCGATCGCCACTCGGCACGAGGTGTTGCTCTTGGCCAATGCGCCGTTGCTAGCTCCCGACCTGGTCGAGGAGGAACCGGGGCGCTACGACGCGTTGTATCTACCTCGCGCCAGCTTCATCACGGGGGACGCGAATGTGCACGATGTGGCCTTCGGCGCCGACAGCTTGTGGCTGGTGAACACCAGATTTTCTTGTCTCTGCCAACCGGGCGCCGACTATAGCTTTTTGCCGCGCTGGCGCCCGCCGTTCATTAGCGAACTTGCCCCTGAGGATCGCTGCCATTTGAATGGCCTGGCGATTGAGGCTGGCGTTCCACGATTCGTCACCGCCCTCGGAGAAAGCGACGCCGTGGGTGGCTGGCGTGACCAGAAGGCGCGCGGCGGAGTCGTTGTCGACGTGGCGAACAATCAGGTCGTCCTGCGCGGCTTGTCGATGCCGCACTCGCCACGCATTTACGATGGCGCGCTGTGGTTGCTCAACTCTGGCAAGGGCGAATTCATCTGCGCCAATTTGGTTCGCGGCG
It contains:
- a CDS encoding TIGR03032 family protein, yielding MTDRESLTPQSEPCLVTCELDAGFAAWMSQLGGSLAVTTYQANRLALVGWNGAQVSLLMREFDKPMGLAAHENRLAIATRHEVLLLANAPLLAPDLVEEEPGRYDALYLPRASFITGDANVHDVAFGADSLWLVNTRFSCLCQPGADYSFLPRWRPPFISELAPEDRCHLNGLAIEAGVPRFVTALGESDAVGGWRDQKARGGVVVDVANNQVVLRGLSMPHSPRIYDGALWLLNSGKGEFICANLVRGDHTVVCALPGYLRGLCFVGPYAVVGLSQIRERHIFGGLPVHERFSQLQCGLAVVDLRTGQSIGMLRFTAGCQELFDICYLPGVRRPTVLNRESEQAREAFTAPEFSYWLRPSSEVRE